GAGGAGCGTTAAATAGTTGATGAACTGggagtactccctctgttccgtTTTATAAGTCGTTCCGACCAGTTTCGGAGAGATTAAGAAAATCAACAAAAAAATCCATTATACCCCTCATTTTCAAAATCAAAAACCATCCAGCTGTACACGCCCATGTGCCACCCAGCCCTCCCACCCATGATCCACACGCACGCAAGCGaacaatttaaaatttgaaccCGTCGGCCACCCTCCGTGATCCACGCACGCAAGCACACTGTGATTCTCCCGCAGATCGCTGCTGCGGCCAGCCGGCGGGCCCTCCCGCCAATCGCTGCGGCCAGCCGGCAGGCCCTCCTGCCGATCGCTACGGCTAGCCCTCGCTGCTGCAGCCAGCCAGCTGGCCCTCCCACAAGCAAGGAGCTCTCCGCCATCTCCGACAAGCAAGTAAGCAGATCCTCTGCATCTCACCGAGCAGTCCTCGTGGCCAGCTACTCTGCCCTCGTCTTCAACATATCTGCAGCAATGAGTTGTTCAATTACATAGGCATACATGGCAACAAGCATTTTGGACCTCAACTCTGCCCCTCCAGAACAATTGGATGGTGAATTAGTACCTGCTGAAGGTGAGAACGCAGCTGGCAAGGAAGGCGATGCTCCCATTCAAGCTGCAGGTACATGCTTCATACTCTATTTGGAGCAGCAATAGAACTGATTAGAGATTTAGAGTACTTAAAAGTGAAGCTAAGACAGAAACATACTAAATTAATGAAGATTTTAACCATGTTGATATATCTGTTCATGTTGATttgattaaatcaaataattgtcTTGTCTCTGTTTTTGTAGGTGTTCCTCTAGCAACACGTTTTTTTCCTAGACATCAACTCTACTCCAGAATTAGTTGATGAAATCGTACCTGGAGATGAGGCTGTAGGCAACGAGGAAATTGATGCTATGGCTCAAGATGAAGAAGACATTGTCCCTGCTCAAGATGAAGAAGACAATGCTCCCATTGAAGCTACAGGTACAACATACGTATTGAAAAATTGACATGCAAAAGGATTGGTTACCTTGCTAAAAAAATGTGATGATTCCCTTTATGCATACTTATAGCTGACAACAGAATGCCACTAATGATTCATACAGATTTAACCATGTTGAAATGACTAGAGCAGACACTGATATATTTGATTGAATCTAATTGTCTTGTCTCATTATTGTTCTTGTAGCTGTTCATCTGGCAACACCTTTTTTCCTAGACATCAATTGTACTCCTCTAGAAGAATTAGTTGATGAAATCATAACTGGAGGAAGCGAGGCTGGAGAAATCGATGCTATGGCTCAGGATGAAGAAGCCAATGGCCACACTAAAGCTGCAGGTACAACATGAACTTATAAGATTCATGAGATTTTTGAATTACCTTATTGTTACTCATAAATGCAACATATACATTTGTTATATTTTTAATTTGATGTGCATACAGAAACTTGCTGGTTTATAATTGTATTACTCCTCATTGTTTTCCTTTCAGGTGTAGAACAGCCACTAAGGTTAAGGAACTGGCTAACAGATGCCCAGAGATATGCTGCTTACACATCATTGCATGCAAAGAGTACAAGGGAGAAATTACCAAAGACTGCAACTAAGGAAGTTGCCGCATTCTTTCATACACACATTCGAGTTATTCAAAAGATTTGGAAGACTGCAAGAGAGCAGATTGCACTTGGCCTAGAAGTTTATGTGTCCAACAAGAAAACTGGCCGATGTGGTCGCAAGCCAGCCGAAATTGATGTCTCCCGGATTACCGCAATTCCACTAAATAGAAGATCCACCTTAAGGTCACTGGCTAAGTCACTAGATGTCGGTATTTCGACATTGCACAGAAAATTCAAGTTAGGTTTGTTAAGGTGCCACTCCAATACATTGAAGCCACATTTGAAAGAGAGCAACAAGAGAGAAAGGCTCCAATTTTGCATTTCAATGTTAAATCAGACAAGTCTTGGGGATGCGGAACCTAGATTCATTGACATGCAAAATATACTTCACATGGATGAGAAATGGTATTACATGACAAAAAAGGCAAGGAAGTACTACTTGCTACCAGAAGAAGATGACCCTGAACGGACTATTCAGAACAAGAACAACATCGGCAAAGTAATGCTTCTAACAGTTGTTGGGAGGCCTAGACGTAATGCGCAAGGGATTGTGACGTTTTCTGGTAAGATTGGTGTGTGGGCATTTGTAAAAGAGGTGCCTGCAGCCAGAAGGAGCAagaagagagaaagagggaCCCTAGAAACAAAATATGTCATAGTCAACATGGAAGTGATGAGGCAATTTCTGATTGAAAAGGTCATTCCCGCTATCAAGTCTAAGTGGCCGCAAGATGCTGCTCTTGAGACCATTTTCATCCAACAAGACAATGCTAGAACTCATGTTAGTCCAAATGACCCAGCCTTTCTTCAAGTTGTGGCGGCTACAGGGCTAGACATCAGGCTGATGCAACAGCCGCCTAACTCCCCAGACATGAATGTTCTAGACCTTGGGTTTTTTAGATCCATCCAGTCCTTAACTGATTGCAGAAGCCCTACAACTATTGAAGAGTTAATACATGATGTGGAGGAGGAGTTTGAAGCATATGACGAGGAAAAACTGAATAGAGTATTCTTGAGTCTCCAAATGTGTATGAGAGAAGTAATAAAAATAGGAGGAGGAAATAGGTATAGAAACCCACATATGAATAAGAGTAGGCTAGAAAGACAAGGGAGACTACCTCATCGGCTGTCATGTGATAGAGATATCTACAATAGCGCACTAGCCTATCTAGCCCAATATGGTTAAGTTTGGTATTGTAAACAAGTCATGTTATACAAGTCAGACAAGGGAGTAGCCAATATTTCCTCTCGAAAGATTATCCTGGATAGTGGGATGCCCAAAGTTTGCATTGTAAGCGTCATATGAATCTGGATATGTTATATAAGTCAGACAAGAGAGTACTATATGTATTATGTAGTGATAGCTATTTGAACCTTGACTCAtggttcaaatcaaatttgcCACATTTCCCTTGACAAGGCATAAGAACATCACTACACCGATATATTGATCTAGCATGTCATTGAGAAAGTAATGAATCTTATTCTATAGCTGAGAACAGAATTTACAGTTACCATCATCTTCAAGCCAGAAAACTCGTCTTGTTCTTAGTCCAAATGCTGTTTTGATGGCTTCCTTAATTGCTTCAGAAGTACCATCAATTCCTATTCTTTTAGTGTAATCACCCCACTTGACTAAAATGACTCTCCCACCAAAAGTGCCCTGATTATCTCCACCTGTATGGGTATATGCAGAATTCCAAAAAAATCAACAAATTAAACATTACAATCATACTGAACTAACCAATTTTACTTATATATTGAATGCTTTGCAAATTGTTGCTGGAATTCAGTTTTAGTAGAATTTAAGTAACACCTAGCAAATTTTAAGCAACCTGAAGGCTAGAGAATCTTAACATACAAATTAGAAAGATGTTTATCTCTCCAGGTGGTTGATTTATTTTACCCGATGTAACAAACTGTAGAATAGCAGTTAGTGAATAGAAAGGTTGAAGTTCCCACCACCAGACCTGCCAAGAACTAGGCAAGGCCAATGTTTATAGCTCAAACAGCAGCAAGATGGTGGCCAATAAAAGCTGTCCTTTGTTACTACTCTGTCTACAATGTTTATAGCTCATGCATTTAGTGCTAAAACTCACCATTTTATCACATTGTGGCACCCTCTAGATTGTAGCCAAAACTACGATTTGAAGAACTAAGATTCGATCAAGTTCAGGATTTTTAAAAACTTCTACTTCCATAAGGTTTCTTAGAACAATAGGAAGTTAAATCAGGTTCAACTTGCACACCAAAAGTAAGATAGAAAAAATTACAAATTATGCAAATTTCTCGGCAGTGAGAAGTTACAGGCCAGTCATTCAACGGTATTCAATTTAACTTGCAAGTGTGCAGAATAGTACCATTAGTTGAGGTGTCTCTCCAATTCCAAGGGTTCACACCGTTGGTTGCAACTGCATCAGCAGCTGTCAGGGGAAGTGAATGCCTGACATCCTCCAAACGGAGTAGCCGGCGCCCCCGGTGACCAGCACGGAGAAGTCCACCATCACGGAGTAGTTCTTTGTAAAGACTACAGCTTATTTTGCAAAGAGTAGTATATTTGGATTATTAATTTGTGCATGTAACAATTGGATGTAATCAGACACTAAATAACCCGATTATTGTTTTAAAAAAACGAGAGAATGGTACTCCATCCAAGAAAGAAGAAACAACCTACAGCAGAAAAGAAAACCAACATCGATTTATCGGCATGTTCCAACATCATTCAAGAACCGCGAACAACATCATCCAAGTAAGCAATCAAGATCGAATGCAGGTGGTAGGCTAAATCAAGAACCAAGAACCGTGGCGCCACCTCCGTCTCGAGCAAGAACTATCCAGGACAGTGGAAAGGGACACCAGGAAGGCAAAgaacagaaagaaaaaaactgACCATCTGTGGCGTGACGAACGAGGCGTCGTCGTCTGCGGCGCGGGGCTCGCggtcgtccccgccgccgccgcggctgctcacGGGGCTGCAGATCGGCCCGGCGGCGCAGCTGCCGTAGGACGAGGCCGAGCGGCGGCCGTAGTACCCGCTGCGCCCGCCCATGGCGTCCATCGCGAGCAGCATCTGCGTGATCCGCCCCACGGAGGCCTCGACCTGGGGCACCGGGTCCGGCTCCGCATCGGCGGCGTAGCAGGGTGCGCATCGCGAGGCCTCGGAGCGGGCCGGGAGGAGCCCGGCGAGACGCGGGCCGCGGCCTCCCCGATGCAGAGGAGCGGGATCGGGATCGGGATCTGGATCTATAGAAAGAAAGATAAGTTCTTTTCTTGCCATGAACAGATCGAGATGCGATGGAGCACCTTGTAGAGCTCAGGGATGCCGCCGTCGTAGATCGCCTCGCCGTATGTGTTGTCGCTGCTGCTACTCTCCATCCCGGcggtcttcctcctcccgccacgCCTCATCCCGCCGCGGACGCTCCCGGCCATCACAGACGGCGACGAGACCGAGGACCTCGCGCTCTTCCGCCGCGTCGTCCTCCTCTTCACCGCGCCCGCGTCcacggcctccgccgcccgcctTGCCAAGAACAgatcgagaggaggaagagagcgCTACGCAGCGGCTGCGGCGATATGAGAGTGGAGACTACCGGGAGGGTATTTTAGGAAAATATGAAAGCCAAATGAATTGGCTCTGCCAGGACAACTTATAAATCGGCAAAAGTTACAGTCACCAAGACGACTTATAAAacggaacagagggagtataatACAGGGAGCAATTCACGAGAACTTTTAGTgaaactatttttttaaaaagcaAAGCACTCTGTAAGGTCTGAGAAACAAAATGATATTGAACGTGAGCGTCTCCTAAGAATTTCAGTAAAAACAGTTGAAAACACGGTTTCATATGTGCGACCGAGAAGATCATACTATGAAACACGGTATTCTGACTTACTGACAGACACAAGTGTATTTGGGCACATATTTAATCCGCCAGTCGTCCTAGATTAGACGGCAAAAATAGGATGAGTCAGGTATGCATATAAGAACAGCACATGGTCAATTCTTCCAGCACAAAAGCCAAGCACAGCCATGGCAAAAATAGGATGAGTCAGGTATCTGCAACCAAAGGGTGGTAGCCTTAACAAATGGCGCAGCCATAACTTCCAAGCAGTGCTCAAATTCCAGTCGTTAAGATCGGATCGCCGCTTGGTTTCAAAAGTATCTATACAACATCAGATCGGGGCAGGCATGTTGGCCATCACTGGGAGAAAACCGATTCGAGTTGAATCGTTCAGAGAGTCATCTCATTAGATATACAAAATTTGGGAACAGCTGATGAATGGCAGCTGAGCCCCACTTGCTCTCTTTCTGGTGGGATCTGATGGCACATCGGTGTTTCTACTTCTTCACCACCTTGCGGATCTTCTCAAAAGCGGGGTGTCTCAGGATCTCCTTTGCTGAAGGCCGCCTCACCGGATCAGGATCCATCATGGACTGAAAAATGGGCAGAATAGAATATTTAGGATCATTTTTAGCCGGCCACAGCTTTGAAAAATAAAAGTTTATGCACTACAGTATGCATGCAAAGTTAGGATGCCAGAGTGTGTTTAAGTTATAATTGAGCAGCAAACAAAATTCTCCAAAGTTGTAACTCAGCATACAAAATCCAAGATAATAGCTCCAATATTGTGTACCCAGAGTCCCAGATAAGCATGGTAGAAATGCAATTTTACTATCAACTAGCTGATAGCTGTCTCAGCTATAGAGCAAAGTACTAAAATTTGCTCATAAAAACAAAGCTACTGAAAAGAGATACAGCACTAAATCCCTCAAGATCCAAAGTAAGACTACATATTCTACTACTGTTTCATCAGTTGGGAATTGGAACTTGAAAGTATAAGTGCCATATGCTTGGGAAACATTTGCTTGTTGTCATGAAAAACAGTAGCATTTCAACAAAAGAATCAAAAGTAACAATCCCAACATCAATAATAGAGGACAGGAACATTGTTTGCCTTGTGTGTAAGATAAGGGTTTTGAGTATGAAGTAATGCTTAATTTGTTAGGGATAGAATTTTCCATCCACACAAAATGATCTCATAGAATAGCATCATTTGGTCACCGTTCTGCATACATTTTCCTAAAAGGAAACCAAAACAAATAACTGGAAAGGAGAAGACATGATGTTATACCTtaattaaactctgaaactgCATTGGGCATCCTGGAAGTAATGCGATCTTGCCCTCTCTAAGACTTGTAAAGTGAGGCCCAGACTCTGGAAGCGGGGTGCCTCTTATAAGCTCATAGACGGTCGCCCCAAGAGAAAAGATGTCAACCTTGTCAAGATGCTCATACTTATCATTCAGCATTTCTGGAGGCATATAACGTGAATCTCCATCTTCAATTGCCAAACTCCGGTTAATTAGTGTAGCACAACCAAAATCTCCAAGCTTATAGATACCATTTCTGAAATATATGTTATCAGGCTTCACGTCAAGGTGTGCTACGCCACGTTCATGAATGAAATCCAAGCCTTCACAGATCTTCAATTTCACAAAGTTTACTATTAATATTTTAGCCAAGATAGTAGACATGAAAAAATAGAAGGAAAATGCTTTCTGGTGAAGTAAAGAAAATATGATTGGAATGTTTTTTTCTTAAGCCTGATTAGAATGGTTAGTACTGAAGAACTTTGCAGAGGTTAAAAAATGGAAACATTACTAATTTATGTCTAACAGAACATGATTAGAAGCGTTAGCTGCATACTGCTGAATGAACTCCAGAGATGTTGAAAAAGGAAAGGTTACTAATTCATGTCTAACAAGACATAGGTTTACACATTCCTCATTGATATAAATAATTTTGAAGTAGATCTCtcccactctaaatcttgcacAAATAGAACATATTGCGACTTTGTAGCTGTAGATCATACACCACAAAACTGGCTTGCACCCTATATTTCTTGGCAGGTTCACAACTCGCAAGTTCGCATAGATTCAACTTGGTATATGTTCAACAAGCTGGAGTGGTACACTTAACTATAACATCAAACTAGGGAATTTACCAACCCAATGCCTCTTTAATTCAACCTAGGAGCTAGGACAATGAAATGTGATTTTCTCCAATTGTAATTTCAGTGTGACAGTCTTGCAACTAACATGATTAGTTCCAGAAGATGTTCGTTCTCTGAACCAAAATGGACAGATTTAAATGAATAAATGCATATAGAAGCTAACATAAGTGGATTCCAGCTGAGATGGGGAAACATGCTAATAAATAGTTCCATGTTTCTAAAAAGTTGCTCAGGACAGATTACAACAGTATGACCCAGGCTTGTTATTTTAAAAAGACGGGCTAGTTTGCATACAGGCTCAGTGATCAAGAAGGAATATAATCGGTAAACGGCAACTTAGTAATTCAAAGTTTCAAACCTGATACAACAGTTCCAATGCTTCCCCACACTTCAGTGGCTGGTTTCGATTCATAGATAGACAGCGATCACACAGTTCCATCTGAATATAAAGTTGCTCATTCTCAAACCAAGAGGTGAAATATCGAACTATGTTCTCATGAGAACCTGGAAAGACATGCTACAGATGTTAGACCATCCTAGCAAATGCAGCAGAAAACGAAGAAGAACAAAATTTATTAAGTCACCTAAGGCTGCCATAGCTTGGACTTCCTTCACCGCTTGCCTCCTGCATTGAAGATGCCGTTACGCAATATTAGTTGATGGGCAATCCTGGTCCTAGTGGAGCACTAAGACTgctatgaaattacctttccatgTCATTATGCAATTGTTTGATGCTCCGCTTCACTGCATACACGCACCCATCTATCCTGTTCAGAACTTTGAACACAACACTGAAGTTTCCATGACCAATTTTCTGGGAATTAAGAATGACACTACATCAGTGAATAAAACCACCCATCAAAGTGGATGAGTGCAGCTTGAACATGAACAGACATGTAATTATATTCAGGGTGTACCTCAATTTCATGAAAATCAGTCCGGTAACGTGAAAGACCATTGCCACCAATTGAAGGAGAAAACCCTTTGTACAATAAACAAAAGAAACTATTTAGATCTGTTTGAGCATTCATTATAGTTATGGAGATATCAATATTTTTTGTTATGTTGAGGCAGAAAAAATATGCAGTAGTTAAATATTAGACATCCAAGGAACCGAAGTAGGCTCATAGAGCGCAGATGCATGGTTAATGTACATACTTTTGAACTGTTTTGATAGCACAAAATGGTACCTGCTGAGTTGCATTGCCTCCCACCATAAACATGATCATCTATACATGGATCTGTATTCAGATACGGATTCTTGACGCATGGTGGAGGCATCACCCGGCAGCGCAGAGCCACTGCCGACTGTGAAACATAACCGCCCCTTGTATGCAATACAGGTTGCATCGGCTTGTCTTCCTCCGAATCATCTCGAATCAAACTATCAAACTGGACTGGAGTAATCTGCTGGTCGAAAGAGAAGTCTGCAGATTCCATGCCTTTGGATGAACAATCTGCAAGTAAGTATTACTGATTATAGTCAGATTAGGTTTCACACTCCAATCAATCAATAATCATTATGAGGGTTGGAAGTCTGACTCACCAGTTCTGTACCTCTTGCTCCGAGGATTCGCTGACTTCTCCGGTGATTTGGGGCAAGGGATATTCTCCTGCACAAAAAACAGTACATCAGTTAGGGGGAAATGGAGCTCAGCACATCACACTGTCACTGCATTGCCATACGCACACtcaaaaagagaaaaaactCATCTTCCCCCACCTTATCATCATCGAATTCATTGGCCACCTGCGGCATCTCCGGTGTGATGTAGTCTGGGGTGCTGCAAAACAGCGAGGAGTGGAATAGGGTTAATCTGAGACTGAGACCACATTGTCAGAGCGGACCAACACAGAGCTCCAATCGGAACCGACCAGAAGAAATCCTGGCTGAGGATGCAGCAGTCTTTCTCCTCCATGGGCTCGTCCGAGTCCATCGGcgaggcctgcggcggcggcggcggcggctgctgctgctgctgctgaggaagCGAAGGCGGCGGCAGGGACAGGTTACTACGGGAGCCGTCTTCGTCCTCCTCCAGGAGCGCCTCGAAGGGCGTGAGCCCGGAGGCTGGGGCTCCGGGGCAGCGGTCGGAGAGAAACGAGATGAGGGAGACGTGCTCCAGCTGCAGCGAGAGCTCCCCTGACGGCGAGCtcccctcggccgccgccgccgacgcgcgctTCGCCTTCACCGCCGAGGCCGCGGGGCCCGCGCGGAGGCGCGCCTTcccgccgcgcggccgcggggTCTTCGTCCTCAGCATCgcacccccggcggcggcccgcgagcGAGGGAGAGGATCTCCGTCTCTCCGATCCCCAGCCGCGGCTCGCAGCGATCTGCCCctcgcggccgcgccgcgctggGGGCGGGGGATTCGAGGCGACGAGGGCGGAGGGCTCGCTCGCGGGGATGCGGAGATGGGTGGGGGAGTGGGAAAGTGGGAGAGCAGAGGAGGGATAAATAATTGGGGGGAAAATTTGAAATGCGTGGGTGCGAAGCTGTGCTGGTGGAATTggcgggaggaggcggggggAGAGGAAATGGAAAAGCCATTTATTACTCCATCTCGCCACCTTGGTTCTGCTCCCCGGTCGGAATGCGTGCTGTCGGCCCGGGCGGCCCATTTCTTCCTTGATTTGGAACGTGGGCTGCCCACTGGGCCAGCCCAGCAGTCGGCAGCCTTTTAGTCTACTATATGCACgaatggattttttttcttttgccttcttattattaaaaaaaactgTCAATGCCCTATCAAAAGAAACCGTCAATGCATGCGCAGTGTAATTTTTCTCGAAATATGGTACTAGCTCCGTTACAAATTGTAGTTTGTTTGACTTTTTGAttctaaatttgaccactcatcttattcaaaaaaaatatgcaaaCATTGCCAAACTTAAATCATTCTTAAGGTTCTTGTGCTCATAAAGCAAcccacaacaaaaaaaagtgatattttgcacaaatttaaataaaacgagtggtcaaatttaaaataaaaagattaaaaggcctataatttggaatagaAGACGGGGCACCGGTAGCGAGGCCGCAGACGGGGCAAGCCGCGGGGGTcgggcggcgccggagcggcCGTGAGACCGCGAGGCGGACTCGGCGGGCACCGACGCCGCACCGGGATTTCTCGCCGGTGGCCGGTAGGAGTACATTTTTATTCCCTCATTTCTCCGGCGCGTCAAACGTGTATCAGGCGTGTAGGCCCGCGCGCATACGGCCAAGCGCGTCTGCTTACgccggggtcgccggcggcaccAACAGCCCGGTGGTCGCTACCAGCCCAGTAGTACGCGGACAGCGCCACCATATTTGGTTGGTAGAGTTGAGTACATGCGCTTACGTGCTTCCAAAACAAACACCACGAAATGTTtgtattttttcaaaaaaaaattgacaacACGGACACGATCCATTCAACAACCCCAGGAAACAaaccaagaaagaaagaacACGAGAGGCGAGCAAGGGAGAGTCAGCAGGCGAGTAGTGTGCTTTCGCAGCAGCACAATACCATTATACTTTTTTTCAAATGAATAATGGTAATaacattattataataaaaataatgcaacttGCCTCGCCATGTGCATGTAtctccgtcgtcgtcgtcgtcgtccagcgACCGACCGATCGGTGACGGAGAGCGTGACATGCTCCGGTGCCTGGCTGGCAGCTCGGCACATGGCTGCCCAGAGGGGGATCGGATTCGGAGCTGCCGCGCCGTGCGGTGGAGTGCTCGACACGACGGACGGGTACACGGCCGGGGGTGAGGAGAGGCGAGGTCCGTGAAGCGGCCGGTAAGGCTTGCTCCAATCAttccccatccaactccccatatatatattttctactatattttactacctccttccaaaaaattcctccccctataactcttTATCTACAACCattcccccatatctattccccctatatactatcactcattaactaactatttatttaatatttttgaatttaaaaaaaatcatacagtatttatacagtcataatacgcattatcattatgttacggggctcaaacaagattaatatcgcgaaaaaatggtgtgattagagatatagggggagttgaaactcaccaTACATATATATGAGGGAGATTCATCTATCCCCTTGCGTAGAGGGAGCTCGGGGGACTGTTGGAGCGCTCGCTCCCCCCAGCCCCC
This window of the Panicum virgatum strain AP13 chromosome 1K, P.virgatum_v5, whole genome shotgun sequence genome carries:
- the LOC120641637 gene encoding wee1-like protein kinase, which encodes MLRTKTPRPRGGKARLRAGPAASAVKAKRASAAAAEGSSPSGELSLQLEHVSLISFLSDRCPGAPASGLTPFEALLEEDEDGSRSNLSLPPPSLPQQQQQQPPPPPPQASPMDSDEPMEEKDCCILSQDFFCTPDYITPEMPQVANEFDDDKENIPCPKSPEKSANPRSKRYRTDCSSKGMESADFSFDQQITPVQFDSLIRDDSEEDKPMQPVLHTRGGYVSQSAVALRCRVMPPPCVKNPYLNTDPCIDDHVYGGRQCNSAGFSPSIGGNGLSRYRTDFHEIEKIGHGNFSVVFKVLNRIDGCVYAVKRSIKQLHNDMERRQAVKEVQAMAALGSHENIVRYFTSWFENEQLYIQMELCDRCLSMNRNQPLKCGEALELLYQICEGLDFIHERGVAHLDVKPDNIYFRNGIYKLGDFGCATLINRSLAIEDGDSRYMPPEMLNDKYEHLDKVDIFSLGATVYELIRGTPLPESGPHFTSLREGKIALLPGCPMQFQSLIKSMMDPDPVRRPSAKEILRHPAFEKIRKVVKK